A single window of Flavobacterium sp. 140616W15 DNA harbors:
- a CDS encoding nicotinate phosphoribosyltransferase → MNPLLLTDGYKVDHRRQYPTGTTLVYSNWTPRKSRIEGVDEVVFFGLQYFIKKYIIQDFDLYFFKQPKEEVVKKYARRINNYLGENLVGTKHIEDLHDLGYIPMVFKALPEGASVPVRVPMFTMYNTIPEFFWLTNYFETLLSAVVWLPCNSATIAKQYRIVLDKYAQETSSVPEFVDWQGHDFSMRGMGGIEAAVTSSAGHLLSFAGSDTIPAIDFLEEYYNANSDVELVAGSVAATEHSVMCMGTTEGEYDTFKRLICEVYPKGIVSIVADTWDLWKVLTDYLPRLKEEIISREGKVVIRPDSGDPVDIICGNPNGKTEEEKKGVIELIWDVFGGTTNSKGYKELVPQIGAIYGDSITVARATQICERLKSKGFASTNVVLGIGSFTYQYNTRDTFGFAMKATYGEVNGEGRAIFKDPITDDGTKKSAKGLMKIDLVDGVYHLTDNVSWEEERKGELKEVFRDGKLLIDHSLSEIRNNVKKEEPVIS, encoded by the coding sequence ATGAACCCATTATTACTAACAGATGGTTATAAAGTAGACCACAGAAGACAATATCCAACAGGAACAACATTAGTATATTCTAATTGGACGCCAAGAAAATCAAGAATAGAAGGAGTCGATGAGGTTGTGTTTTTCGGATTGCAATATTTTATCAAAAAGTATATTATTCAAGATTTTGATTTGTACTTTTTTAAACAGCCAAAAGAAGAGGTTGTGAAAAAATATGCAAGAAGAATCAATAACTATTTAGGTGAGAACTTAGTTGGAACGAAACATATTGAAGATTTACATGATTTAGGATACATCCCGATGGTTTTTAAAGCATTGCCAGAAGGAGCAAGCGTTCCTGTTCGTGTACCTATGTTTACGATGTACAATACAATACCAGAGTTTTTTTGGTTAACAAATTATTTCGAAACATTGCTCTCAGCAGTGGTTTGGTTGCCTTGTAATTCTGCAACAATTGCGAAGCAGTATAGAATTGTACTTGATAAATACGCACAAGAAACGTCATCAGTTCCAGAGTTTGTAGATTGGCAAGGACATGATTTCTCTATGAGAGGAATGGGAGGGATAGAAGCGGCTGTAACATCTTCGGCAGGACATTTATTGAGTTTTGCAGGTTCTGATACTATTCCTGCAATTGATTTTCTAGAGGAGTATTACAATGCTAATTCAGATGTTGAGCTTGTTGCTGGATCAGTAGCAGCAACCGAGCATTCAGTAATGTGTATGGGGACGACTGAAGGGGAATACGATACATTTAAGAGATTGATTTGCGAAGTGTACCCTAAAGGGATCGTTTCGATAGTTGCAGATACTTGGGATTTGTGGAAGGTATTAACGGATTATTTGCCTCGATTAAAAGAAGAAATTATTTCAAGAGAAGGAAAAGTAGTAATTAGACCAGATAGTGGAGATCCTGTTGATATTATTTGTGGTAATCCAAACGGGAAAACAGAAGAAGAAAAGAAAGGTGTTATTGAGTTAATTTGGGATGTTTTTGGAGGAACTACAAATAGCAAAGGATATAAAGAATTAGTGCCTCAAATTGGAGCAATATATGGGGATAGTATTACTGTAGCCAGAGCAACTCAAATTTGTGAAAGATTAAAATCTAAAGGTTTTGCTTCTACAAATGTGGTTCTTGGAATAGGTTCGTTTACATATCAATACAATACCAGAGATACATTTGGATTTGCAATGAAAGCAACTTACGGTGAAGTAAACGGCGAAGGAAGAGCTATCTTTAAAGATCCAATTACGGATGATGGTACTAAGAAGTCTGCCAAAGGATTAATGAAAATTGACTTAGTAGATGGCGTATATCATTTAACCGATAATGTTTCTTGGGAAGAAGAACGTAAAGGAGAGTTAAAAGAAGTCTTTAGGGATGGTAAATTATTAATCGACCATTCATTATCAGAAATCAGAAATAATGTAAAAAAAGAAGAGCCTGTTATAAGCTAA
- the nadD gene encoding nicotinate (nicotinamide) nucleotide adenylyltransferase produces MKIGLYFGTFNPIHVGHLIIANHMAEHADLDQVWMVVTPHNPLKKKDTLLDDYHRLQMVHLATDSFDKLKPSDIEFKLSQPNYTVNTLVHLQERYPNHEFSLIMGEDNLKTLHKWKNYEIILQDYDIYVYPRISSEVENLELKNHPKIHLIDAPIVEISSTFIRNNIKEGKNIQPLLPEKVWEYIDHNNFYKK; encoded by the coding sequence ATGAAAATTGGTCTTTATTTCGGAACTTTTAATCCCATACATGTTGGGCATCTCATTATTGCCAATCACATGGCAGAACATGCCGATTTGGACCAGGTTTGGATGGTAGTTACACCGCATAACCCTCTTAAAAAGAAAGATACTTTACTCGATGACTATCATCGCTTGCAAATGGTTCATTTGGCTACAGATAGTTTTGATAAGTTAAAACCTTCGGATATTGAGTTTAAACTCTCTCAGCCTAATTATACTGTAAATACATTAGTTCATTTACAAGAAAGATATCCTAATCATGAGTTTTCATTGATTATGGGCGAAGACAACTTGAAGACTCTTCATAAATGGAAAAACTATGAAATAATTCTTCAAGATTATGACATTTATGTTTATCCTCGAATTTCATCTGAAGTAGAAAATTTAGAATTAAAAAATCACCCTAAAATTCATTTAATAGATGCGCCTATTGTAGAAATATCTTCTACTTTTATTCGTAACAATATTAAAGAAGGAAAAAATATTCAACCACTATTACCAGAAAAAGTCTGGGAATATATCGATCACAATAATTTCTACAAGAAGTAA
- a CDS encoding DoxX family protein — translation MNRLFQVKRSETNVDFIILIIRLSIATLMIFHGLPKLNTLLAGGEIQFPDPLGVGNTLSLGLAVFAEVVCSFLIAIGLATRLASIPLIVTMLVAVFVVHGADPIDVKEMAILYLLFYLLLFVTGSGKFSIDNFISKKSRF, via the coding sequence ATGAATAGATTATTTCAAGTAAAAAGAAGCGAAACTAACGTAGATTTTATTATTCTTATAATCCGATTATCGATTGCAACATTGATGATTTTTCATGGTTTACCAAAGTTAAATACACTTTTAGCAGGAGGTGAAATTCAATTTCCTGATCCTCTTGGAGTAGGAAACACGCTTTCTTTAGGCCTTGCTGTTTTTGCCGAAGTTGTATGTTCATTTCTTATCGCAATAGGTTTAGCAACTAGATTAGCTTCAATACCTTTAATAGTAACAATGTTAGTTGCTGTATTTGTTGTTCATGGAGCCGACCCTATCGATGTTAAAGAAATGGCTATTTTATATCTATTATTTTATTTACTCCTTTTTGTAACTGGAAGTGGTAAATTCTCAATAGACAATTTCATTAGTAAAAAGAGTCGTTTTTAA
- the gmk gene encoding guanylate kinase: MKKGKLIVFSAPSGSGKTTIVRHLLSKEDLNLEFSISAASREPRGEEVHGTDYYFISLEEFKKHIKAEDFLEWEEVYRDNFYGTLKSEIERIWALGKNVIFDIDVSGGLRIKHKFPEETLAVFVKPPSIDELKIRLKKRSTESEDKINMRIAKASVELATAPQFDKIIKNYDLDTAKEEAYQLVKEFINKE, from the coding sequence ATGAAAAAAGGGAAATTAATCGTATTCTCAGCGCCTTCCGGTTCAGGAAAAACAACCATCGTTAGACATTTATTAAGCAAAGAAGATTTAAACCTAGAATTTTCTATTTCGGCAGCTTCCCGCGAACCTCGTGGAGAAGAAGTTCATGGAACGGATTATTATTTTATTTCCTTAGAAGAGTTTAAAAAACACATTAAGGCCGAAGATTTCCTGGAATGGGAAGAAGTATATCGTGATAATTTTTACGGGACTTTAAAAAGCGAAATCGAACGTATTTGGGCTTTAGGCAAAAATGTAATTTTTGATATTGACGTTTCTGGAGGATTGCGTATTAAACATAAATTTCCTGAAGAAACTCTTGCAGTTTTTGTGAAACCACCAAGTATCGATGAACTAAAAATTCGTTTGAAAAAACGCTCGACCGAAAGTGAAGATAAAATCAATATGCGCATTGCTAAAGCATCTGTAGAATTAGCAACTGCACCACAATTTGACAAAATCATCAAAAACTACGATTTGGATACTGCCAAAGAAGAAGCGTATCAACTGGTAAAAGAATTCATTAATAAAGAATAA
- a CDS encoding YicC/YloC family endoribonuclease — protein MIQSMTGFGKASLQLPTKKITVEVKSLNSKGLDLNVRMPSLYREMELGLRNQIALKLERGKVDFSIFIESTSEQTSTKVNVPIVRIYINQLKEVYPEADETELMKMAIRMPDTLKTEREEIDENDWEQIQTVIEEALQNILSFRKDEGESLEKEFQLRIGNIRQYMTDALALDPERVQAIKDRLQTAISELKVNVDENRFEQELIYYLEKLDITEEKVRLTNHLDYFLETIDGTEANGRKLGFITQEMGREINTMGSKSNHAQMQKLVVMMKDELEKIKEQVLNVL, from the coding sequence ATGATACAATCCATGACAGGGTTCGGTAAAGCTTCTTTGCAATTACCAACAAAAAAAATTACTGTAGAAGTAAAATCGCTAAACAGTAAAGGCTTAGACCTCAATGTTAGAATGCCTTCACTTTACAGAGAAATGGAGTTGGGTTTACGCAATCAGATTGCATTGAAACTAGAAAGAGGTAAAGTTGATTTTTCTATTTTTATCGAAAGTACTTCTGAACAAACATCTACGAAAGTAAATGTTCCTATCGTGAGAATTTATATCAACCAATTAAAAGAGGTTTATCCTGAAGCTGACGAAACTGAATTGATGAAAATGGCTATTCGTATGCCAGACACATTAAAAACAGAACGCGAAGAAATTGATGAAAATGATTGGGAGCAAATTCAAACTGTAATTGAAGAAGCACTACAAAACATCTTGAGTTTCAGAAAAGACGAAGGCGAGTCTCTTGAAAAAGAATTTCAATTACGCATAGGCAATATCCGTCAGTATATGACTGATGCTTTGGCATTAGACCCTGAACGTGTACAAGCCATAAAAGACCGTTTACAAACAGCAATTTCTGAGCTTAAAGTAAATGTTGATGAAAACCGTTTTGAACAAGAACTTATCTACTATCTAGAAAAATTAGATATAACTGAAGAAAAAGTACGTTTGACCAATCACCTTGATTATTTCCTAGAAACTATTGATGGCACTGAAGCCAATGGTAGAAAATTAGGTTTTATTACTCAGGAAATGGGCCGTGAAATTAATACCATGGGATCCAAATCTAATCATGCCCAAATGCAAAAATTGGTTGTGATGATGAAAGATGAATTAGAAAAAATCAAAGAACAGGTTTTAAATGTTTTGTAA
- a CDS encoding arsenate reductase family protein produces MNKIYYLASCDTCRKIIKGLPKDIDLVFHDIKQNPITETELEEMYRLAGSYEALFSKKAQLYKSMDLKNKSLTEADFKKYILEHYTFLSRPVFIIDEKIYIGNSQQNILQVMKALAK; encoded by the coding sequence ATGAATAAAATATACTACCTCGCCTCTTGTGATACTTGTCGCAAAATAATAAAAGGACTACCTAAAGATATAGATTTGGTATTTCATGACATCAAGCAAAATCCAATTACTGAAACTGAACTTGAAGAAATGTACCGTCTTGCTGGTAGTTACGAAGCTTTGTTTAGCAAAAAAGCACAATTGTACAAATCAATGGATTTAAAAAACAAATCATTGACTGAAGCTGATTTCAAAAAATACATACTAGAACATTACACTTTCTTGAGCCGTCCTGTCTTTATTATTGATGAAAAAATATACATTGGCAACTCTCAACAAAATATCTTACAGGTAATGAAAGCTTTAGCGAAATAA
- a CDS encoding DinB family protein — protein MNQTFETIRVSRKLTSQFLENYSLEQLNKIPEGFNNNIIWNIAHIIVTQQLLVYKLSGLPMMVSDELVDKYRKGTKPDGTISQLELDEIKSLLFKTINQTEVDYNAKVFKSYNELTTSLGFTIKGIEDALSFNNYHEALHVGIMMSIRKFI, from the coding sequence ATGAATCAAACATTTGAAACAATTAGAGTAAGCAGAAAATTGACATCGCAATTTTTAGAAAATTATTCATTAGAACAACTAAATAAAATTCCAGAAGGTTTTAATAATAATATAATCTGGAATATTGCACATATTATTGTTACACAACAACTTTTAGTATATAAATTGTCGGGATTGCCAATGATGGTTTCAGATGAGTTAGTGGATAAATATAGAAAAGGGACTAAGCCCGATGGTACTATATCGCAATTAGAACTTGATGAGATTAAATCATTGCTCTTTAAAACTATAAATCAGACAGAAGTAGATTATAATGCTAAAGTATTTAAATCGTACAATGAATTAACGACAAGTCTTGGCTTTACTATTAAAGGTATTGAGGATGCGTTATCTTTTAATAACTATCATGAAGCGTTACATGTTGGAATTATGATGAGTATTCGAAAATTTATTTAA
- a CDS encoding TonB-dependent receptor → MKTMKNWLLTGLLFMIVSTVFSQGKITGIITDGSNSLPGANAVVKGSTDAGSSDFDGKFTITTSVASGEVVISYLGYDSKTVKFSLSKGGTVNLGTIILTSNSNQLDEIVVKSTIVDIAKDRKTPVAVSTIKASEIQAKLGTQEFPEILRNTPSVYATKGSGGYGDSRITIRGFDQKNIAVMVNGMPINDMEGGTVYWSNWAGLADVTSAMQVQRGLGSSKLAVSSVGGTINIVTKSSDMKEGGSFSSGFGNANYLKLQGSYNTGKLDNGLSASVLLSQTRGDGYITGTEFEGTNYYVALGYATKNNKHDFQFTVTGAPQWHNQRSSNISIETYQKYGSIDNPNTRYNADAGYLDGETYNIRKNYYHKPIASINWDYKINETTKLSSVLYASMGRGAGAGASGGIRGKAYSDATAFRTANGLVDYDKIVAYNSGQPVFINGFTGLQRRKDVNGAYRNTFSSGSSADTPAAALTGTSGISQTSSINSHDWFGAVINLNKKLSNTLTLDFGVDARTYKGYHFTVLNDLLGGDEFYDTSIKSLQPGGRVLTNTYSTDVEWNVFKKVDYEKISFNSTGNVRWYGAFTQLEYSKDNLTAFVQGAISQQGYKREDNFLYDPAVNPELASTDYKNIVGGNVKGGANYNINEKNNVYVNAGYYSKQPFFNAVYPNNKSTVNPNLTNEKIIGFEAGYGFRSRFFNATVNVYNTTWNDRYLKGKALPTSAQYPSNTTYTEYVGLNEVHSGIEFEGSSNLTEKLKVNAMFSYGIWEYKGNATVNAYLQADNTPIPEFTGTTVYIDKVKVGDAAQITASLGASYEVLTRVTLDANYNFNDKLYAGLSPVDFTSPNNKGALELPSYGILDAGFSYKMLLGKDKDKSMNFRLNVNNVLDKVYIAESRTNYFASDNLPVAPGQPEGSKGTYASNGMVYDGLATTNQVFFGFGRTWNFTLSYNF, encoded by the coding sequence ATGAAGACAATGAAAAATTGGTTACTCACAGGACTATTGTTCATGATAGTTTCAACCGTATTTTCTCAAGGAAAAATCACTGGTATTATTACTGATGGTTCAAATTCTTTACCAGGAGCTAACGCTGTTGTTAAAGGGTCAACTGATGCTGGTTCTAGCGATTTTGATGGTAAATTTACTATTACAACTTCAGTAGCATCTGGAGAAGTAGTTATTTCTTACCTAGGTTACGATTCTAAAACAGTTAAATTTTCTCTTTCTAAAGGAGGAACTGTTAATTTAGGAACAATCATTTTAACTTCAAACTCTAACCAATTAGATGAGATTGTTGTAAAAAGCACTATAGTTGATATTGCTAAGGACAGAAAAACTCCTGTTGCTGTTTCTACTATAAAAGCTTCAGAAATTCAAGCAAAATTAGGAACTCAAGAATTTCCTGAGATCTTGAGAAATACACCTTCAGTATACGCTACAAAAGGTAGTGGTGGATACGGAGATTCAAGAATTACCATTCGTGGATTTGACCAAAAGAATATTGCTGTAATGGTAAATGGTATGCCAATTAACGACATGGAAGGTGGAACTGTTTACTGGAGTAACTGGGCTGGACTTGCAGATGTAACTTCAGCAATGCAAGTACAAAGAGGTTTAGGTTCATCTAAACTTGCTGTATCTTCTGTAGGAGGAACAATAAACATTGTAACTAAATCTTCTGACATGAAAGAAGGCGGATCTTTTTCTTCAGGATTTGGTAATGCAAATTACTTAAAACTACAAGGATCTTACAATACTGGAAAATTAGATAATGGTCTTTCTGCTTCTGTTTTATTATCACAAACTCGTGGAGACGGATATATAACAGGTACAGAATTTGAAGGTACTAACTATTATGTAGCTTTAGGATATGCTACAAAAAATAACAAACACGATTTTCAATTTACCGTAACTGGTGCTCCACAATGGCACAACCAGAGATCTTCAAACATTTCAATTGAAACTTACCAAAAATACGGTTCTATTGACAACCCAAATACAAGATATAATGCAGATGCAGGATATTTAGATGGAGAGACGTACAATATTAGAAAAAACTACTACCACAAACCAATTGCTTCTATCAACTGGGATTATAAAATAAACGAAACTACTAAACTTTCGAGTGTACTTTATGCTTCAATGGGTCGTGGTGCTGGAGCAGGTGCTTCAGGTGGTATTAGAGGAAAAGCTTACAGTGATGCAACAGCATTCAGAACAGCTAACGGATTAGTAGATTACGATAAAATTGTAGCTTACAACTCTGGTCAACCAGTTTTCATAAATGGTTTTACTGGATTACAAAGAAGAAAAGATGTTAACGGAGCTTACAGAAACACTTTCTCTTCAGGATCTAGTGCCGACACTCCTGCTGCTGCTTTAACAGGAACTTCTGGAATTTCTCAAACTTCTTCTATCAACTCACATGACTGGTTTGGAGCTGTAATTAATTTAAACAAAAAATTAAGCAATACATTAACTTTAGATTTTGGAGTTGATGCTAGAACTTACAAAGGATACCACTTTACTGTACTAAATGATTTATTAGGTGGAGATGAATTTTACGATACATCAATCAAAAGCTTACAACCAGGTGGTAGAGTACTCACAAATACTTACTCTACAGACGTTGAATGGAATGTTTTCAAAAAAGTAGACTATGAGAAAATTTCATTCAATAGTACTGGAAATGTAAGATGGTACGGGGCTTTTACTCAACTTGAGTATTCTAAAGATAACTTAACTGCATTTGTTCAAGGAGCAATCTCTCAACAAGGATACAAGAGAGAAGATAACTTCTTATACGATCCAGCTGTAAATCCTGAATTAGCTTCAACAGACTACAAAAATATAGTAGGTGGTAACGTAAAAGGAGGAGCAAATTACAACATTAACGAGAAAAACAATGTATATGTAAATGCAGGTTACTACTCAAAACAACCGTTTTTTAACGCTGTTTACCCAAATAACAAATCAACAGTAAACCCTAACCTTACTAACGAAAAAATCATTGGTTTTGAAGCTGGATACGGATTCCGTTCTCGTTTCTTCAATGCTACTGTTAACGTTTATAACACAACTTGGAATGATAGATACTTAAAAGGTAAAGCTCTTCCAACTAGTGCTCAATACCCTTCAAATACTACTTATACAGAATACGTAGGTCTTAATGAAGTTCACTCAGGAATTGAATTTGAAGGAAGTTCAAATTTGACTGAAAAATTAAAAGTTAATGCAATGTTCTCTTACGGAATTTGGGAATACAAAGGAAATGCAACTGTAAATGCTTATTTACAAGCAGACAATACTCCAATTCCAGAGTTCACAGGGACTACAGTTTACATTGACAAAGTAAAAGTTGGTGATGCCGCACAAATAACAGCTTCTTTAGGTGCATCTTACGAAGTACTAACAAGAGTAACATTAGATGCAAACTACAATTTTAATGACAAATTGTACGCAGGATTAAGCCCAGTAGATTTTACTTCTCCAAACAACAAAGGAGCTTTAGAATTACCTTCTTACGGAATATTGGATGCTGGTTTCTCTTATAAAATGCTTTTAGGTAAAGACAAAGACAAATCAATGAACTTTAGATTAAACGTAAACAACGTTTTAGACAAAGTTTACATTGCTGAATCTAGAACTAATTATTTCGCAAGCGATAACTTACCTGTAGCTCCAGGTCAGCCAGAAGGTTCTAAAGGAACTTACGCTTCTAATGGAATGGTTTATGACGGACTTGCAACTACCAACCAAGTATTCTTTGGTTTCGGAAGAACTTGGAACTTTACATTAAGTTATAACTTCTAA
- the pgi gene encoding glucose-6-phosphate isomerase: protein MALNTTNPTGTEAWKNLQNHYNAIRETTIQELFQQDGARAEKFNLQWNDILLDYSKNNINQETISLLLELANSTGLKDAISQYFNGETINQTENRAVLHTALRAKQSAVIKADGENVIPEVYSVKNKIKTFTQEVTSGTRKGYTGKTFTDIVNIGIGGSDLGPVMAVEALQFYKNHLTTHFVSNVDGDHVNEVIKKLNPETTLFVIVSKTFTTQETLTNSETIKEWFLKSASQEDIAKHFVAVSTNIEKVTEFGINPDNIFPMWDWVGGRFSLWSAVGLSISLAVGFDNYDELLNGAYEMDEHFKSAEFDQNIPVILALLSVWYNNFFGAESEALIPYTQYLQKLAPYLQQATMESNGKSVGRDGKPVNYQTGTIIWGEPGTNSQHAFFQLIHQGTKLIPTDFIGYIKPLYGNEDHHDKLMSNFFAQTEALMHGKTKEQVQAEFDKQGIPADKAAFLSPFKVFTGNKPTNTILIQKLTPKSLGSLIALYEHKIFTQGVIWNIFSFDQWGVELGKQLANSILEEINTKTVKNHDSSTSFLLNHFLKISKPKNYIPHNT, encoded by the coding sequence ATGGCTTTAAACACAACAAACCCAACTGGGACTGAAGCGTGGAAAAATCTACAAAACCACTATAACGCAATTCGCGAAACTACGATACAAGAATTATTTCAACAAGATGGTGCTCGTGCTGAAAAATTCAATTTACAATGGAATGACATTCTATTAGATTATTCTAAAAATAACATCAATCAGGAAACCATCTCTCTTTTATTAGAATTAGCGAATTCAACTGGATTAAAAGATGCTATTTCTCAATATTTCAATGGAGAAACCATTAACCAGACTGAAAACAGAGCTGTTTTACATACTGCTTTACGCGCCAAACAATCAGCAGTAATAAAAGCAGATGGCGAAAATGTAATACCTGAAGTTTATAGTGTAAAAAACAAAATAAAAACATTTACTCAAGAAGTTACTTCTGGCACTAGAAAAGGATATACAGGAAAAACTTTTACTGATATTGTAAACATTGGTATCGGCGGATCAGATTTAGGCCCTGTAATGGCTGTTGAAGCTTTACAGTTTTACAAAAATCACTTAACAACCCATTTTGTTTCAAACGTAGATGGAGACCACGTTAATGAAGTTATCAAAAAACTAAACCCTGAGACAACATTATTTGTAATTGTTTCTAAAACGTTTACTACTCAAGAAACACTAACCAATTCTGAAACAATAAAAGAATGGTTCTTAAAATCGGCTAGTCAGGAAGATATTGCTAAGCATTTTGTTGCTGTATCAACTAATATTGAAAAAGTTACCGAATTCGGAATTAATCCTGATAACATTTTCCCAATGTGGGATTGGGTTGGAGGACGTTTTTCTCTATGGAGCGCAGTTGGTTTAAGCATCAGCTTAGCTGTTGGATTTGATAACTACGATGAATTATTAAATGGTGCTTATGAAATGGACGAACATTTCAAATCAGCTGAATTTGACCAAAATATTCCTGTAATATTAGCTTTATTAAGCGTTTGGTACAATAATTTTTTCGGAGCTGAAAGTGAAGCTTTAATTCCTTATACACAATACTTACAGAAACTAGCTCCTTATTTGCAACAAGCAACTATGGAAAGTAACGGAAAAAGTGTTGGTCGTGATGGAAAACCTGTAAACTACCAAACCGGAACTATTATTTGGGGAGAGCCTGGAACAAACTCACAACATGCATTTTTCCAATTAATACACCAAGGAACAAAATTAATCCCAACAGATTTTATCGGATACATAAAACCTTTATATGGTAATGAAGACCACCACGATAAACTAATGTCGAACTTCTTTGCACAAACTGAGGCTTTAATGCACGGGAAAACCAAAGAACAAGTTCAAGCCGAATTTGACAAACAAGGTATACCTGCAGACAAAGCAGCATTTTTATCACCTTTTAAAGTATTCACAGGTAACAAACCTACAAATACAATATTGATCCAAAAATTAACTCCAAAATCTCTAGGCTCATTAATTGCCTTGTATGAACACAAGATATTTACTCAAGGAGTAATATGGAATATATTCAGTTTTGACCAATGGGGGGTAGAATTAGGAAAACAATTAGCTAATTCTATACTTGAAGAAATCAATACAAAAACAGTGAAGAATCACGACAGCTCTACTTCTTTTCTACTAAATCATTTCTTAAAAATAAGTAAGCCTAAAAACTACATACCGCACAATACATAA
- a CDS encoding peptidoglycan DD-metalloendopeptidase family protein has product MKQVAAIIIVLFLIISCNKKTDKIETKTTKPKPSKTEFGFNYADYNVVNDTIEKGQTFGTIIQGQNIGNKQVYTIVEQIKDSFNVRNIRYHKPYTLLRSKNKTNDLQVFIYQPDALTYYVIDLRDSIAKAYRKIKPVTLKRKIIGGVLKSSLSETLGNESVEAALASRITKIFAWSIDFFKLKKGDRYGLIFKERFINDSIYDGVEELEAAFFEYKGKIVYAFPFEQDTTSGKTEYYDDQGKTLKNLFLKTPIKFSRITSRFTSNRFHPVQHTWKAHKGTDYAAPTGTPISTTAAGIVETTGYTAGNGNFVKVKHNGTYSTQYLHMSRILVKRGQRVTQGQTIGLVGSTGLATGPHVCYRFWKNGVQVDALKLNLPTGESLTGNNRARFLKQIEPLKRELDSIGNL; this is encoded by the coding sequence TTGAAACAAGTAGCAGCAATTATAATAGTATTATTTTTAATAATATCATGTAATAAAAAAACGGATAAAATTGAAACTAAAACAACCAAACCAAAACCATCTAAAACTGAATTTGGATTTAATTATGCTGACTATAATGTAGTTAATGACACTATCGAAAAAGGACAAACCTTCGGAACTATAATACAAGGGCAAAACATTGGGAACAAGCAAGTTTACACTATTGTTGAACAAATAAAAGATTCGTTTAATGTTAGAAACATTCGATACCACAAACCATACACACTACTTAGATCAAAGAACAAAACAAATGATTTACAAGTTTTCATATACCAACCTGATGCACTAACTTATTATGTAATTGATTTACGAGATAGCATTGCAAAAGCATACAGAAAAATAAAACCTGTTACTCTTAAACGAAAAATAATAGGTGGTGTTTTAAAAAGCTCTTTATCAGAAACTTTAGGAAATGAGAGTGTCGAAGCTGCACTTGCAAGCCGAATTACTAAAATATTTGCTTGGTCTATTGACTTCTTTAAATTAAAAAAAGGAGATCGCTATGGTTTAATTTTCAAAGAACGCTTCATAAATGACTCTATTTACGATGGTGTAGAAGAGCTAGAAGCTGCCTTCTTTGAATATAAAGGCAAAATCGTTTACGCCTTTCCTTTTGAACAAGATACTACATCTGGAAAAACAGAATATTATGATGATCAGGGAAAGACACTTAAAAACCTATTTCTTAAGACACCTATAAAATTTAGCCGAATCACATCTAGGTTTACTAGCAACAGATTTCACCCCGTGCAACATACTTGGAAAGCACACAAAGGAACCGATTATGCTGCGCCTACAGGAACCCCAATATCTACAACAGCTGCAGGAATTGTAGAAACTACAGGTTACACCGCAGGAAATGGAAATTTTGTTAAAGTAAAACACAACGGAACGTACTCTACTCAATATTTACACATGTCGCGAATATTAGTAAAACGCGGACAGCGTGTTACACAAGGCCAAACTATTGGACTAGTAGGAAGCACAGGTTTAGCAACTGGCCCTCATGTTTGTTACCGATTCTGGAAGAACGGCGTACAAGTAGATGCTTTAAAATTAAACCTACCAACTGGAGAATCTCTAACAGGCAACAACAGAGCACGATTCTTAAAACAAATAGAACCGCTAAAAAGAGAATTAGATAGCATTGGAAATTTGTAG